AAAACGGGAGCGTCTCGACGGTCTCGTACTCGGGAGAGATGTACGTCGCGAGATGCCACTCCGGCAATCGGTGTTCGACCGCCTCGTAGGGTATCTCGAGGTACGTGGCGAGCCGCTCGGCCGGCGTCGCCTCATAGAGCCGTTCGGCGTCGAGCTCCAGTACGTCGAGCAGACTCGATTCGGCGAGCTGCGTTCCGTACGGCCCGACGTTGCGGACGAGACAGTCCAGAAAGAACGTCTTTCGGAGGAGCCGCTCCACGTCACGCTCGAGACCGGGCATCGGTGAGAGCTCCGTCTCGATGCTCCGGTCGGGCACGCGGAGCCGAGGACGCGTTCCGGCGCCGTCGGCACAGTCCGTCGTTCGCACCGTCGCCTGAAGGTAGTACGCAAGCGAGGCGGTGGCGTACAGCGCCTTGTAGTCGGGAGGGACGACGATCTCGATTCCGCTTTTCGGGCGTTCGGAACGGATCGTGTCGGGTATCTCGAGTTCGTCGCCGAACTCGATCAGCGGCGGGTGGCCACGGAGCGTCGGGTAGGTGCGGTCGGGGCTGGTGGTCTTGTACGACGAGGTTAGATGGGAGATCGCCGTCGCCACATCGGTCGGCGAGTCGGGGACGGTAATCGTCCCCGCGGGACGTTCGTGACGGCTCCGCAGTCCGAGGACGACCCGAACCGGCTTCGGGAACGAGACGACGATCGACTCGAAGTCGTCGGTCTTGCGAACCGTCGCGCGGCCGGAGAACCGGAGATAGCTTTTGATCTCGGTGTCGACGTCGATCACGTACTCGTCGGCGGGCAAGGAGAGCGGTTGCCCCCCGGGATCGAGCTCGTACCGGGCGTTCGACCCGAGCGCGAACGCGTAGACGACCGCGTTGGGGAACCGTAGCTCGTCGGTTGTGACAGTGATCGTCTCGTCGACCGGACGCGGGAGCTCGCGTCCGGTGTCGACGACCGAGAGATCGTCGCCCACGACGGTGAGTTCGGCGTTATCCGTGTCCATGACGTGGAGCGTTTCCCCGGCCGTCGCCCACTCTATCATTCGGTATGCCGATGCTCGTCCGATTAGTTAGGTGTATCGGACGTTGCTACTTGGTGGAAATGAATTTATCAGTGAAATGAATAACTATCGAGACGGTCGTCCTCGAAACGAGTACTGGCTCGACTTGCCGTAGACGGGTACACTTATACGCACACCGAACCGCACACCAGACATGGATCACGAGCACGTTCGGGACGTCGACCCCGCCGTCGCCGACGCACTCGAGGGAGAGATCGAGCGCCAGCGCGACTCGCTCCAGATGATCGCCAGCGAGAACCACGTCAGTCGCGCCGTCGTCGACGCCCAGGGTAGCGTCCTGACGAACAAGTACGCCGAGGGCTACCCGGGTGCCCGGTACTACGGCGGCTGTGAGTACGCCGACGAGGTCGAAGAGCTCGCGATTGAACGCGCCACGGAGCTGTTCGGTGCCGAACACGTCAACGTTCAGCCCCATTCGGGAACCCAGGCCAACCAGTCCGTCTACTTCGCGATGCTCGAGCCCGGCGACAAGATCCTCTCGCTGGATCTCAACCACGGCGGCCACCTGAGCCACGGCCATCCAGCGAACTTCGTCGGCCAGCTTTACGAGGTCGAACAGTACGAGGTCGACGCCGGGACGGGCTATCTCGACTACGAGGGGCTCGCCGAGCACGCCGCCGAGTTCGAGCCGGATATTATCGTCTCGGGTTACTCGGCGTACCCCCGCGAGGTCGAGTGGGAACGAATCCAGGAAGCCGCCGACGACGTCGGCGCCTACCACCTGGCGGACATCGCCCACATCACGGGACTGGTCGCCGCGGACGTCCACGCCTCGCCCGTCGGCGTCGCCGACTTCGTCACGGGCTCGACTCACAAGACGATCCGCTCCGGACGGGGCGGCATCGTGATGTGCGACGAGGAGTACGCCGACGACATCGACTCGGCAGTCTTCCCCGGCGGACAGGGCGGCCCGCTGATGCACAACGTCGCCGGCAAGGCGGTCGGCTTCAAGGAGGCCCTCCAGCCGGCGTTCGAGGAGTACGCCGAACAGACGGTCGCGAACGCGCAGGCGCTCGGCGATCAGCTTTCCGAACACGGCTTCTCGCTGGTCTCGGGCGGAACGGATAACCACCTCGTACTCGTCGATCTTCGAGAGAGCCACCCCGACACCAGCGGGGGCGACGCCGAGGACGCCCTCGAGGAGGCGGGAATCGTCCTCAACGGGAACACGGTCCCCGGCGAGACCCGCTCGCCGTTCGACCCCTCCGGGATCCGCGCCGGGACGCCCGGGCTGACGACGCGGGGCTTCGACGAGGACGACTGTCGGACCGTCGCCGACCTGATCGCACGCGTTATCGACGCGCCCGACGACGAGGACGTCATCGCCGAGGTTCGCGACGAGGTCGCCACGCTGTGTGAAGCGAACCCGCTCTACGAGTAACGCTCGATAGCGATCCGTTTTTCCGCGCCCGTCGACCCGTCAGTCGCCGACGTCGCCACGTTTCGCTGCGGAGACGGTTGCTCCCGTCGAAACCGCCGCGTGCGAACCGAACGTCTCGAACGAGCGTCGAGCGATGGTCACACGACCGTCGGACGGTGAGGGTGCGGGATCGTCAGGTTGGCCGGAGCGACGGCACGAGGCGTCGCCTCTCGGCTCGAGCCGACACCGGCTTTCGGTGCGCCTGACCTGGTTTCGTGTCCGGCACAGCGTGTTCCCACGTCCTCACGGATCGAAGAGGGGTCGAGTTCGACGACCGAGGCAGGCGGCTACAGACCAGTGGACGTCGAGGACCGAGACGACGATCCGTCACGTCCACCGGGCTGTGATTCCGACGATCGACGCCGACGAGAAGTCGGCGCTGTGAGACACTCTTGAGACGAACGTCGCGTTCACGGACGTGACCCGGGCCATCCGTGACGTCTCCGAACACGCGTTCGAACGGCGGCGGGAAAGCGGTTCGAAGCGGGAGTCGTCGATCCTCGAACTGTTCACGATCGTGGCTATCGAGTTCCGTCTGCGAGTGGAAATGGGCACGGATCCGAGCGTTGATTAGCCTCGCGGCCGGTCTCTCGAGTATGACCGAGATCATCGACGGAGAGGCCGTCGCAAGCGGGATCCGCGAGGACTTGACCGACGCGATCGAGCGCCTCGCCGACGCCGGCGCGCGGCCCGGGCTGGCGACCGTGCTGATGGGCGACGATCCGGCGAGTCAGACGTACGTCGAGATGAAACAGCGTGACTGCGAGGAGGTCGGCATCGAGAGCCACCACGTCGACGTCGACGGCGACGCTCCCGCCGCGGAGCTGTACGACGCAATCGCCGATCTCAACGCGGACGACGACGTCCACGGCTACATCGTCCAGGCTCCGGTTCCGGATCACGTCGACTACCGCGAGGTAATCCGTCGAGTCCATCCCGCGAAAGACGTCGACGGCTTCCATCCGGAGAACGTCGGGCGGCTGGTCGCCGGCGACGCTCGGTTCCGTCCGTGTACCCCCCACGGCGTCCAGAAGCTGCTCGAGGACGCCGGCGTCGAGACGGAGGGTGCGGACGTGACGATCGTCGGCCGTTCGGATATCGTCGGTAAGCCGCTGGCGAACCTGCTGATCCAGAAGGCCGACGACGGGAACGCGACGGTCACCGTCTGTCACTCTCGGACCGAAGATCTCGCGGAGAAGACCCGCAGCGCCGATATCGTCGTCGCGGCCGCGGGCGCGCCCGAACTGGTCGACGGCTCGATGATCGGTGAGGGTGCGGTCGTGATCGACGTCGGCGTGAACCGCGTTGACGCGGACACCGAAAAGGGGTACGAGCTCGTCGGCGACGTCGAGTTCGAGAGCGCGAAAGAACAGGCGAGCGCGATCACGCCCGTCCCCGGCGGGGTCGGCCCGATGACCCGCGCGATGTTGCTGTACAACACGGTCAAAGCCGCGAGCCAGCAGGAAGACGTCGCCGTCGACCTCCCCTGACTTACACCACGCCGCCCGGCTCGAGATCCTCGAGGCGATCCTGTGCCCGGGCGAACGCCAGCTCGTCGCCCCGGAGCCCGTTCGCGAAGTCGCGGGTCGCTTCCACCAGCCGCTCGGCCGTGCGCGGTTCGACTTCGCCGTCGAGCATCCTGATCCGTTTGACGTGGTCTCCGAGCGTCTCGAGGACACCACGCTCGGCGTCGGTCAGCTGCCGGTCCTCGGTCCAGCTTCGGACGTCGCGTCGGTACTCCCTGACCGCGTTCGCGTACGCGAGCCCACGTGGACCCTGCAGGGACGGTGGCACCTCCTCGACGGGTGGTCGCTCGCCCCGATCGGCGCCCCGAAGCAAGGCCAGGAAGTACAGCTCTTCCCGATCCTCGAGGTCGATCGTTCGGCCGACGACGTCGGCGACGTGAAGCAGCTCCGTCGCCGCAAGATAGCGGTCGTCGAGCTCGCGGAGGTCGCCGGCGTTGATGAACCCCCGCCGCCGGGTGTACTCCTTCGCGCGGTCGCGCGCGCGTTCCGCGAGCTCCGCCGGCGGGACGTCCTCGATTGCGTTTCTGACGGGCGTGAGATCGAACTCGACCGAGAGGTCGGTGTGTTCGGTGCGCTCGTCGAGCCCGACGCTGCGGAGGCTCCCACAGGCCGGACAGCCGACGCTGCCCGTCTCGTAGTACGACCACCGCGTTCCACACTCCTTGCACTCGCGTTCGCCCCGGACCTTCATGGCCGTGGCTACGACCGGACCGACAAAAAGTCCCATCGGACCTGACTACGGCTCCCCGGCCAGCAGGACGCTCGCGGCAATCCCGCCGACCGTCACCGTGAGCCAGTACGTACAGAGCCGGTAGATCAGCGCGACCGTCAGCGCGGCCGCCGGCTCGAGGCCGCCAATCGCCGTGAGCGTCGCGGTGACCATCGCCTCGACGCCACCGGTCCCCCCAGGCGCGGGGACGACCGATCCGAGCTTGCCGAAGGCGACGGCCACCGCGACGACGGCGAGCGGGAGCCGGTAGCCAAGCGCGACCGCGCCGACGTAGACCGGAAGCATGAGAAAGGCCATCCCGAGATGCGAACAGACGACGGCGATCAGGAGCGTCCGTTTGTCGGCGGAGATCGTATCGACGGTCCTGTAGAACCCGTCCAGCCGACTCCGGACCCGATCGGGGGTGAGCGACTCCTCGAACCGGGAGCTGAACCTGCCGACGAGGCGGCGAACGAGAGCCGCCAGCCCGAGGACGGCGGTGTAGACCGCCGACGGTCGGTAGATGACGAGGACGACGGCCCCGACGAGCACCAGAAAGAGGCCGCCGAAGGCGACCAGCTGGTCGACCAACCCGTCGCCGAGCGCGTCGCCGACGACCAACACGCCGAGTGCGACGAACCCGAACGTGTAGTAGGGGACGTAGTTCGACAGGTCCGCCGAGAGGACGCTGGCGAGCCCGTCCTCGTAGGCCATCGTCTCGTCTTTCGAGACGAGGTAGGCGACCAGCGGCTCGGTCGCGATCTGGCCGTACGGCGTGACGTACTTGAGAAACATCGCGGTCAGGAAGAGTCCCGCGATCCGGAGCCGAGAGAGCTCCTCGTCGATCAACAAGAGGAGCTGCACCCACACCGCTCCGCGAAACGTCAACGCGAGCAACCCCGAGAGGACGCCGAGCGCGAGGACGGACGGGTCGGCCGACGACAGCTCGGCGAGCAGCTCCCCACCCCCGACGACGTGTACCAGAACCGCCAGCAGAACGGCGGCGAGCGCGAACCCGACGCCGATCCGCCGTTTCATAAGTACCCATCGCGGCAGGTGTTCAATTATATTATCGGTCGACGGACGACGGGCCGGGTGTCGGACTGCTCGGCTACCGAGCCGTATTCGTTCGTCCTCAGGATGAAGTTTCTAAATATTATATTTTTACCTTGAAATACTCTCGAACCGATGACTGTCACGAGAAGATGTTCGATTCCCAATAGGACATTAACATACGGCACCTGCAGGCCACATCGCCACCAATCGGTACGTACTACCCCGGGACATGTCCCAAGACCGACTCAACCGACGGAAGTTCGTCGCTGCGGCAGGTACTGCGAGTGCGCTCGTCCTGGCTGGCTGTGCCGACGACGGAGCCGAGGAGGACGACGACGCGGTGGACGACGAAGACGACGACGCGATGGACGACGATGACGACGAGATGATGGACGACGACGACGACGAGGAAACGGACGACGAGGACGAGACGTACACGCTGACGGTGACCGTCGAGGACGACGGCGATCCCGTCGAAGGAGCAACCGTCACCCTCGAGGAAGACGATGAGATGGACGACGACGATGACGACGCGATGGACGATGACGAGGACGACGACCTCGAAGACGACGACGCGATGGACGACGACGATGACGAACTGGACGACGATGACGAGGATGACGACCTCGAGGACGACGACGACGCGATGGACGATGACGAGGACGACGACCTCGAAGACGACGACTGGGAGGACGAGACCGACGAGGACGGCGAGGTCGAGTTCGAGGACCTCGAGGACGGCGACTACACGGTCACTGCCGAGTACGAGGGCCAGGAGGCTGAAGACGACGTCGAGATCGACGGCGACGACGAGGAAGTCACGCTAGATTTCGCCGATGACGACCCGATGGACGACGATGACGAAGAGGACGACGACCTGATGGACGACGACGATGACGAAGAGGACGACGACCTGATGGACGACGACGATGACGACGAGGACGACGACGGGCTGGGCGACGACTGATCGCGACACAGCCACACGTTCGGTCGGCAACCGCACAAGTGCCGGTTTCGGCCGGAAAGCTACCACTTCCGCCCGAAACGGAACCGCTCTCAGGCGAACTGCGATCCCGGCGACGCCGAGAGCGAGGTAGCGTTCGCCACGGCGACCTTTTTTGCGCTCGCTCCGGTAGGAGCCGGTATGCGAGACGAGGAGGAGATCCGCGAGCAGTACGAGTTCCTCGAGGAACACCTCGAGAGCGAGGAGATGCGCCACGACGGCGTTCGTGAGATGTTTACTTACTACAAGCGCGCGCTGGGGTGGGTCCTCGAGGAGGAACACATCTGAGGGGTCGAACGAAACCTATCACCGCTCGTTCCGTTTGCGACAGAGTTAAGTAGTGGGAACGGAATCTTTCGAGTGACGCTTCGCTTGGAGGGCCGAAGCGTCAGCGGGGACCAATTCAGGGCGGCAAGCGGTCGCGCGACATTTTTCCGTCGCGCGACTCGCTTTCCTGTTTCGATCGAGTTCTGAGCCGCAGCTCCGCCCAGTCCGTTCGTCGTTCGAACTGGCCGATCAGCGACATGAAAGCGGAGTTACGATCCGGCTCTGTCGAATCTCTCGCTCCTGTTACCATTTGAAACTGGCCGAAACAGCTATCTTCGATGGTAATATCCCTGTTTCACTCGAAACGACCCGATAGCCTTATTAAAATTCGACAGTAAGTACAGGTGGTACTTTCCCAATGTACGACCTGACAGGATTCCAGCGGGATCTGCTCTACGTCATCGCTGGTGAGGAAGAGCCACACGGGCTGGCGATCAAGGAGGAACTCGAGGAGTACTACGAGAAAGAGATCCACCACGGGCGGCTGTACCCCAACCTCGATACGCTCGTCGACAAGGGGCTCGTCGAGAAGGGGAGCCGCGACCGACGAACGAACTTCTATACGCTTACTCGCCGCGGTCGCCGAGAGCTCGAAGCGCGCCGGGAGTGGGAAGCCCAGTACGTCGATCTGTAGGACGGTACCGCTGGGTTTCCGGACGGATACGGGACGCCGTCGTCCGTTCCTGTCGGTCGCGCTCTTCTCACCGCGATACCGCCGACGAGGCGGTCGAGGCTGTCGTCGCGTCCGGTTTCATCATCGAGGGGTTACCGTTGCCGTCCTCTCATTGCTCCTGTTGGTCCTGAAGCGGGAGATCCATCAGTTCGCCGGCGGACTCAGCCGCGAGGAGATGCGCTCGACGACGGATTCGCCATCCTCGCGTTCGTCGTCTACCCGCTGTTGCCCGCCGAGTACGCCCTCGAAATCGGCAACCTGACGATCCCGCTCGAACCCCAGGTCATCTGGCTGATGGTCGTTGCCGTCGCCGGAATCTTGCTCGCGAACGCGGCGATGGCTGCCCGGAACCTGGCGATCGCGGTCGGCTTTACCGTCGGCAGCGGCAGCGCCGTCCTGCTGATCGGGGGCGGGCTCGCGGCCACGCTGGTCGTCCTGTAGCGGGCGGTAGTGTTTCTTTAACTCGGTGGGGTTCCAACGGTCCACATGGACCGCGACACGGTCGAGCCGACGGTAGACACGATGCCCGGCGAGCGGGCGAAACGCTGGGCCGACTACCATCACCGGTACGCCGCACCGAGCACGTACGTCTACGAGTTCGTCTGGGACACGCAGGCCGACGCCGTCGGACCGTTCTGTACGGACGTCGACGGTAACGTCTTGCTGGATTTCACGAGTCACGTCGCCGCCGCACCCCTCGGGTACAACAACCCGACGTTGCGCGAGAAGCTCGCCGAGTTCGACCTCGTCGATCCGCTGAAGATCGCCGGTCAGGACTTCTACGTCAGTGGCGGCTGGCCGCCCGAGGACCCCGAGTTCCCCGGCCCAACCCAGCTCATGGATCGACTGGTGGCGATGACCGATCACTACGGGATGGATCGGGTCTTTCTCTCGAACTCCGGCGCTGAGGCCGTCGAGAACGCGATCAAGATCTGCTACGCTTCGGGGGGCCACCGCGCGTTCACCTTCGAGGGCGCGTTTCACGGTCGTACCCTCGGTGCGCTCTCGCTGAACCGGTCCAAGGCAGTCCACCGAACGGGTTACCCCGAGATTCCCGGCGTAATCAGCGTCCCCTACCCTTCGAGTGTGGAGACCTACGAGAACCGCTGGCTGACCGACGGTCCCGGCGGGAACGTCGTCGCCGACAGGCTCCACCCCGATCGGGGCGTGATCGATCCCGACGAGGTCGCCTACCTCATTCTCGAACCGATCCAGGGTGAGGGTGGCTACCGCGTCTCACATCCAGAGTTCGCCCGCGACCTCGAGGACTTGCGCGAGCGCTACGACCTGAGGATCGTCGCCGACGAGATCCAGTCCGGACTCGGCCGAACCGGGGAGCTGTGGGCCGTCGACGACCTCGAGCTGACGCCCGACGTCATCGCGGCCGGGAAAGGGCTGCGGGTCGGCGCGACGATCTCGCGCTCGGAGATCTTCCCCGAGGAGACGAGCCGAATCTCCTCGACGTGGGGCGCCGGCGACGCGATCGCCGCGATGCAGGGTGCTCTGACGATCGACGTCATCCACGAGGACGATCTGCTCGCGAACGTCCGCGAGCGCGGCGATCAGCTCCGACGGCGGCTCGAGACGGCCGACCTGCCGGGCGCGGTCGACGTTCGCGGGAAAGGACTGATGCTGGCCGTCGAGTTCGACACCACGGAGCGCCGCGAGGACGTCGTCGAGGTCGCCCTCGAGCGAGGGCTGCTCACGATCGGCTGTGGGTACAAGTCGCTGCGGCTCCTGCCGCCGCTGGACGTAACCGAACGCGAGATCGACCTCGGGGTCGAGCTGTTGATCGAGGCCGTCGAGAGCGTCGCCGCCCGGTCGCGGTCGGTATAGGTTTCCCACGAAAGCCGCAGCTACTTGCCGCTACCCGTCCCAGTCGTGGTACGATGATCGGTGCGTTTACCGTCGGCAAGAAGGCGCTACTGTTCGGGTACAAACGCTACGGAATACCGGGAGCGATCGCCTCCGGGGCGGTCTTTCTGGCCGGCTACGTGGCCGTTCGCCGGCTGCTAAGCGGCTCCGCGAACGCCGAGTCCCTCGAGGACGTCGTCGAGGACGAACTCGGGACGTCGGAGGCCTCCGGCGGTGCCGACGGCGGCGGTTCGGGGCCGAACTAGCGGCCCGAACCGTGGGCGCGATCCGACCACAACACTATCCTGTAGTCGCTTCGAACCGTCGGGAGATGTCACGGGAACCGCGGATCCGACGGCTCGCCGAGGCGCTCACGCTCGAGGAGAAGGTTCGGCTCACCCACGGCGCGAACGATCCCACAGGACGTGCAACCGGCTACGTGGCGGGCGTCGAACGGCTCGGAATCCCGCCGCTGCGGATGGCCGACGGCCCGCTCGGCGTGCGGATCCCCGACGAGTCTACGACGGCGTTTCCCGCGCCGATCGCGCTCGCCGCGACCTTCGAGACGGAGCTCGCACGCGATCACGGCGCGGCGCTCGGGCGCGAAACCAGGGGAAAAGGCCAGGACGTCCTGCTCGCTCCCGGCACCAACCTCCTCCGGGTGCCACAGAACGGACGGAACTTCGAGTACTTCGCCGAGGACCCCGTCCTCTCCGCGTCGTTCGCGGGAGCCGTCGTTGCGGGGATCCAGTCACAGGACGTCGCCGCGACGCCGAAACACTACGTCGCGAACAACCAGGAAACCGCCCGTGCCGCCGTCAACGTCGACGCCGACGAGCGGGCGCTTCGCGAGCTCTACCTCCCGTCGTTTCGATCGGCCGTCGAGGCCGGCGCGGGCTCGGTGATGACCGCCTACAACGACGTGAACGGGACTCGAATGAGCGACCACGAGCGACTCCTCCGGGACGTGCTGAAAGGCGAGTGGGGGTTCGAGGGGTACGTCGTCTCGGACTGGTTCGGCACCGAGGACGCGGCCGACGCGGCGAACGGCGGACTCGACGTCGAGATGCCGGGCATCTCGATGGCGGAGATGCAGGCCGCGATGGCGGGCGACGACACCGACGGGCCCGACGCCGCGGACGGGGACGGCGACAGTGATGACGCGAACGAGCTCCCGGACGCCATCGCCGACGGGATGCCCGACCACGAGAGCTGCGAGCGGTTCGCCGACGCGCTGACCGAGGCCGTCGAGTCGGGCGCCGTCCCGGAGGAACGGCTCGACGACATGGTCGCACGCGTCCTCCGGACGATGGACCGGGTCGGTCTGCTCGCTGACGGCAAGACGCGACGCGCCTCGAACGGTCGGACAGGGTCCGAAGACGGCGCGGTCGACACGCCCGCCCACCGCGAGCTTGCGACCCGCGTCGCGACGCGGGGGACCGTCCTGCTCGAGAACGACGGCGTCTTGCCGCTTTCCGACGAGGCGGACGTCGCCGTTATCGGCCCGAACGTCGACGAGTCCGTCCTCGGCGGCGGCGGGTCCTCGGAGACGACACCCGTCGTCGAGGCGAGTCCGCGTACGGGGATCGCCGAGCGCGCCGACGGCAACGTGACGGTCGCGTACGGGATTCCGCGCGTCGAGGGCGTCTCGATGCTCGAGGCGTTCGTCGGCGACGACGGCGCGGAGCGCGAGGACGCTACTCGCGAACCGGACCTCGAGGACGCCGCGGCGACCGCGCGGGAGGCCGACGCCGCGGTCGTCTGCGTTCGCGACACCGCGACCGAGGCGCTCGACCGCGAGGACCTGCGCCTCCCCGGCCGCCAGGCGGAACTGATCGAGACCGTCGCCGCGGAAAACGACCGCACGGTCGTCGTCGTCAACTCGAGCGGCCCGATCGAATGTCCCTGGCGCGAGGATGTCGCGGCCGTCCTCGAGAACTGGTACCCCGGTCAGGCCCACGGCGAGGCCGTCGCCGCGGTGTTGTACGGCGACGCCGACCCGGGCGGGCGACTGCCCGTGACCTTCGCGCCCGAGGACGCCTACCCGACGGCCGACGAGCGCCGCTACCCGGGCGTCGACGGAACGGCTCGCTACGAGGAGGGCGTCTTCGTCGGCTACCGTCACTTCGACGCCGCCGACCGCGAGCCGACCTACCCCTTCGGCCACGGCCGTAGCTACGCCGACTACGAGTACGTCGACGCCGACCCGGACCTCGAGGACGGAACCGTTCGGGTCACCGTCGAGAACACGACCGACCGGGACGGACGGGAGGTCGTCCAGGTCTACGTCCGCCCACCGTCCGTCGAGGGCGTCGACCGCCCCGTTCGCGAACTCGCGGGCTTCGAGAGCGTCGCGGTCCCAGCCGGCCAGCGCGTCTCCGTCGCGGTCGAGCTCGAGGACCTCGCGTTCGCTCGCTACAGCGAGGACGGAGACGGCTGGACGGTCGATCCGGGCGAGTACGTCCTCGAGATCGGGCGGTCCTCGCGGGACGTTCGAGCGACCCTCCGGACGGAACTCGACCCGGCGTTCCGGCACCGAGTTCGGGAGTCGCTCGCGACCCGCGAGTCGTCGAGCGATCGGCGCTAACGGTCTTGCAGCTCCTCGACGTGGTCGATCCGCTGCTGGACGAGCTCGGGTTTCCCGATGTCGTGACGGACGTGGAGTCCCTCCTCGCCGGCGACCGCGAGGGCGTCCTCGGCGATCTCCTCGGCTGCGGTGATCGTGTCGGCGACGCCGACGAGGGCGAACGCTCTCGACGTGGTCGTGTAGATGCCGTCGTCGCGCTCGTCCACACTGGCGTAGTACAGCAGGGCGTCGCCCGCGCTCTCCTCGTCAACTTTGACCTTCGTGCCCGCCTCCGGATCGGTCGGATACCCCTCTGGAACCGCGTACTTACAGACCGTCGCCTGCGAGGCGAACTCGAGCTCCGGCAGCTCGTCGCCGTCGCGGGCGGCCGTGAGGACGTCGAGGAACGGCGTCTCGAGGACGGGCAGGGTGTTCATCGCCTCGGGGTCGCCGAAGCGGGCGTTGAACTCGATGACCTTCGGCCCCTCGCTGGTGAGCATGAACTGGCCGTAGAGGATCCCCCGGTAGCCCTCGAGGGCGTCGACGGTCGCCTCGATAATCGAGACGGCCTCGTCGTAGTCGTCCTCGGTCATGAACGGGAGCTCGAACGTGGCGTCGGAGTAACTTCCCATCCCCCCGGTGTTCGGCCCCTCGTCGCCCTCGTAGGCTCGCTTGTGGTCCTGAACGGCGGGTGCGGTCCGGACCTCGCCGTCGGCGACGAACGCCTGGACGGTAAACTCCTCGCCGACCAGCCGCTCCTCGAGGACGATCCGGTCGTAGTCGGAGTCGCGGATGTACTCTTTCCCTTCCTCGGCGGTGACCTGGTCGCCGATGACCTTCACGCCTTTCCCCCCGGTGAGCCCGGCGGGCTTGATCGCGAGGTCGCCGTCGTACTCGTCGATGTAGTCACAGGCAGCGTCCATGTCGTCGAAGGTCTCGAAGTCGGGACAGCCCGGCACGTCGTGTTCGGCCATGAACCGCCGCTGAAAGGCCTTGTCCGTCTCGATGCGGGCGTCCTCGGCCGTCGGCCCGAACGCGTAGATCCCCGCGTCCTCGAGCTCGTCGACGACGCCGGCCTCGAGGGGCGCCTCGGGGCCGACGACCGCCAGCGTCGCCCCGACGTCCTCGGCGTACTCGCGGACCGCCTTCGGGTTGGTCGTCTCGAGCGTCTCGAACTCGGTCGCGAGCCGGGCGATGCCGGGGTTTCGGTTCCCCGCGCAGGCGTAGAGGTCGACCTCGCCGCCGTCGGAACCGCCCTCGAGCGCCCGCGCGATCGCGTGTTCGCGCCCGCCGCCGCCGATCAGGAGCACGTGCTCTGCCATGCTCGATAGCGAAACGCACGAACCTGTAAGCGTTGCCCTTTGTGCGAGCGAA
This genomic window from Natronococcus occultus SP4 contains:
- a CDS encoding beta-glucosidase, whose translation is MSREPRIRRLAEALTLEEKVRLTHGANDPTGRATGYVAGVERLGIPPLRMADGPLGVRIPDESTTAFPAPIALAATFETELARDHGAALGRETRGKGQDVLLAPGTNLLRVPQNGRNFEYFAEDPVLSASFAGAVVAGIQSQDVAATPKHYVANNQETARAAVNVDADERALRELYLPSFRSAVEAGAGSVMTAYNDVNGTRMSDHERLLRDVLKGEWGFEGYVVSDWFGTEDAADAANGGLDVEMPGISMAEMQAAMAGDDTDGPDAADGDGDSDDANELPDAIADGMPDHESCERFADALTEAVESGAVPEERLDDMVARVLRTMDRVGLLADGKTRRASNGRTGSEDGAVDTPAHRELATRVATRGTVLLENDGVLPLSDEADVAVIGPNVDESVLGGGGSSETTPVVEASPRTGIAERADGNVTVAYGIPRVEGVSMLEAFVGDDGAEREDATREPDLEDAAATAREADAAVVCVRDTATEALDREDLRLPGRQAELIETVAAENDRTVVVVNSSGPIECPWREDVAAVLENWYPGQAHGEAVAAVLYGDADPGGRLPVTFAPEDAYPTADERRYPGVDGTARYEEGVFVGYRHFDAADREPTYPFGHGRSYADYEYVDADPDLEDGTVRVTVENTTDRDGREVVQVYVRPPSVEGVDRPVRELAGFESVAVPAGQRVSVAVELEDLAFARYSEDGDGWTVDPGEYVLEIGRSSRDVRATLRTELDPAFRHRVRESLATRESSSDRR
- the purD gene encoding phosphoribosylamine--glycine ligase; this encodes MAEHVLLIGGGGREHAIARALEGGSDGGEVDLYACAGNRNPGIARLATEFETLETTNPKAVREYAEDVGATLAVVGPEAPLEAGVVDELEDAGIYAFGPTAEDARIETDKAFQRRFMAEHDVPGCPDFETFDDMDAACDYIDEYDGDLAIKPAGLTGGKGVKVIGDQVTAEEGKEYIRDSDYDRIVLEERLVGEEFTVQAFVADGEVRTAPAVQDHKRAYEGDEGPNTGGMGSYSDATFELPFMTEDDYDEAVSIIEATVDALEGYRGILYGQFMLTSEGPKVIEFNARFGDPEAMNTLPVLETPFLDVLTAARDGDELPELEFASQATVCKYAVPEGYPTDPEAGTKVKVDEESAGDALLYYASVDERDDGIYTTTSRAFALVGVADTITAAEEIAEDALAVAGEEGLHVRHDIGKPELVQQRIDHVEELQDR